In Zingiber officinale cultivar Zhangliang chromosome 1A, Zo_v1.1, whole genome shotgun sequence, the DNA window AGTCCCTTGCAAAAGGGAACTATTCCTCTTTGCTGAATTGCAGAGGGCTTTTCAaaacctataaaatagagtaaataAATGTCCAGCCTAAAGTTATTTGTATCCTTCAGCTTCTGTAAAATAAGTGAATAATTCAAGAGTGCTTTTAGCTTACCATAGGCATAAATGCCTCTAAGAAGATTCTCTTGAAGTCCCATATCATCAAAGCTTTCACAAACCTCATCATATGATGTGAAGAAATCCTGCCCATCAGCATTTAGCCTGAATAAACCACAGGAAAATAAGTGAAATGGAAAAACATGGCTTATGTTAGTATTGCCAAATGAAAAACAAAGGCAAAGGGAGTGTCATtcgtaaaaagaaaaaattaaactcaaaattttcTCTTTATAAGTGATAACAGAAGCAAAATGAATATATAAGATGCATTACAGCTCGTTCATTTTTGCATCATATTGACGAGAATCAAACTGTGATCCTTCCGTTGCCAGTCCAGCcatgtctacagagacatttgataaaaaaaaaaaattagaccaACATAAGCCACTTGTCTTACCAAATTTTGGAAGATAAAAAACAAAACAGATATGCTATATGTCAGAATTTTTGACAAATCGAGCAATAGGTGCCACAAAAGCCTAGGGGCTAATTTTTATATGAGAGAAACGTACATATGAgacattaatatattttttatattaactaTAGACATATGTAAATATCATACAAAGACGAAAAGACTGAACCGTGCTGTATCTGTTTCAATCATGATACTATGGGAAATTTCTTATGTCACTAGACACACTTGTCACTGTCAACGGTCATTTGTCTAACTATTGTGTAACTCATTTTATAGGTTGAGATGAGCAAGCCACTATTGACTTGGGCTAAAGTATTTTGGCTTGATGGTTGGGAGAAACAAATTAATAAGTTAGTTTGGTCATTTTGGTTGGCCTACAACATTCTTGATCATGGTGTAACTATAATGTGTTTGGAAAGAATTCCTTATGTGATCATGAAGTTACCATTGAATTGCTGGTGAGTGAATGATTTTGAGTTATAAGTTGGACTGTGAAAATTGAGAAGGACTTCAAGCAGTGTGAAAGATTGTTGACTAATAAAAAGAGTTTATAGGCTTAGATAATTCAACTATAGTTAACTTGGACTAAATGGATTCCAAAAAGTTGGGCGGAATAAAATAATCAGCCAATTTCCTTAATTGTTGGGAAAATAGAAACTCAGACAAAACAAGTCAAGGCAGAGGAGAATAAAATAGCATTTAAGAAATTTGTTTCCTAATGAGTATCAAATATAAATACAATGAAAGACCAAGCAAGGGAAAACTAAAGCTCTTAGAAAAAAACATACATGTTAAATCTATCTAGTGCCATAAACAGCCACAAAGATGACAACGTGAAACTGGAACAAATATcattttttataaacaaaatgATCGAGGTAACCCCGTGAATTTAGTGCAGAAAGCTAAATAAGCAAGTCACATAAAAGGGTCCAATAAAATCATCAAACTGTACAACTGATATAGCCACGCACAATTGGATATGGCCTATTTACCTATGATATTCACAAATTTGACATCTTTTTCAAAAACAGGCCTAGAAACTATAAAACATAGCTTCAACTCTAAAAATTCAAGCTCAAATCCGAAGAACAACAAGATTCTCATAATATTAACAAAATGTCTATCTCAATAAATTGAGGTCAGCCCATGGCAATTCACCAAAAAACCAATCTTTCACCTGAAAATTGTACGATATCATCCATGACAACCTATCGGTTATCCTACTATAAAAAGGTTAATATTATACACATAGAAAGAGAAGAACTACCGACACAGAGACAAGTCGTACACTTGATACCATACCAACACAAAAACACTCACGCAGCAGTACCAAAACGATCAACTAAAAAGATCAAAAGGGAgcgaaaaaaaaatacatttaagAAAACTCCGACCTGTAGGTCTAAAATTTTGAATGAGTTACCAAAATCGAAAGGAAAAGAAAGATCTTCCCAGAGCATAGTTTCATATAGAGGAAgaaaaaacaatagaagaagcaagCAGAACCTGATCCGGTCTACCTGATTACTAGATGGATGAATACAGGAGAAGAACTCTGGACAAGAGCTAAGTGAGTAAGCTCCGACTAACAGACGAGCACGAGATCGACCTAGGATTTAACGAGGGCTTGGTTGCAAAAAGATGAAACCTCCACCTTAACGGCTCTTGGGTCCGGCCCCACATATCCAAAGagataaatcataattaaattggGCAGGAAAGATGACTGGGGTCGAGTAAAATTTAAAGCATAGTAGATCAAGATTTTATGCTCATGTGCAACTGGCGATCCTCGACCCCTGAACCAGCCCATGGGACGATTTAACGAGGGCTTGGTGAGATCTCGTAGAGGGGAGAGAGAAAGCATACGCAAGAGCAACTCTTAGGATTCTTCTAGATCTTATATAGGGACCGGACCAGACCAGACCAGAACGCGAGTAAAccgaagaaaataaataaatttggaaTATATTTTggtgagaaaaataaataaatcttatAGATATTTTGGTCAGCGTgcatcatatttaattttcttttattattattattattattattattatctcggATCATGAAAACCACAATTAAAttcgaagaaataaaattaaattcccCTAatgatatataaaatataaaattaaactcTTAATTGTAGCAAATTAAGACTGGAATCTTGGATTAGTTCATTTATCACTAGATCAGCTGAGAGTACACAACGCTCCTCTTCTCTTTGTAACGCTGAACCCTGTCACTGCTCTGAAatcgatttttttttcatttgtaacaaaataaatataaaaattcttATTAGTATTTATTTACAATTCTCACGACTGGCACCGGTCGGAGAAAACCGAACCGCGATCGGCCCAATCTCTCACGACTTCTTCATGGTTCAGCCTGAGCCCCAGTGCAGCCTTCAGCCTCCCCTGTTCCGGGTTCACGACCTCGATTTTCTCCGGCGCTGGAGGAGAAGGAGGCTCGTAGTTTGGATTTATGTCTGACATCGGCACTGAGTTTGAACTCCACTGTTTGTCCTCATCCCTCTTTCTCGGTGCCCGCCGCAATCCAAAGCCGAGCTCGAAATTGCTGGAGATTCTGCGCCCAACGAGGCTCCGGAGCAGGGAGTTAATGGGGTAATTCGTGGAGTCGGTGGTTGAAGTATCGACAGTGAGGTTGCCGATGATGCTGTCGATGCCCTGTGCCACCTCTGATTCGAGAATGGATTCTGCGTCGAAGTCGTCCTCGATGGGGCACTCCGGCGAATTCGACTCCCGGGACACGTCGCTTGCTGGACTCACGGCGGAATCTTTCTCGGAAGCGGTTAAGAAAGTCTTTCGCTTGAGGTGGAAGTGGACTGCGGCCGCGGCGGACGGTGGATTGGGGTTTGGGATTAGGAATGCGGCGTCGTTGAGGACCGGCAGAGGGGGGAGGAGATCGGGGGGTTCCGGAAAGGGGTGGAATGGGTTAGTTGTATTGGAAAGGAGAAGCCTTGGACTCTTGACGGCAGAGAAGACGGCGGGGTATGTGGCGGAGAGGAGGGCGGCGGCTTCGTTGTATATCTGGTTGGGCCGCTTCCGGGGAGTTCTCGCCCTCTTGATAGATATTGCTAGCGGCGGCGAGTTGCTCAAATCGGAGAGGGTGGAAGAAGGGTACGAAGAGGCCGAAGATTGCGAGGAACGACACCACGACGAAGACGACGTCTTCACAACGTCGAGATCGAAGACGTAAGTcccgccaccgccgccgccgccgcctcggaGGCACGACGTCATGGTATAGTAGATTTAACTCGAGAACAATTCTGCTGCAGCAAAATCCAATCTTTTTGATGCAAGACGAGATGTGCCGGCCAAAATTCCAAACaacggagagagagagagagaaattcaATCCTTCTTTAAAATCAAATCATAGAAACAAAAAATAACAGAGGACAACCATTCCAGCGTCACACAAGATTAGAAAACGGAGGAGATTTGTTCAGAGGAAGTAATTTAATCCAGAAGTATCAAAGGCGAGAAAAAGAGAATCAGAATCATGAAACTTGAAGAAATACACAGGCGGCAGCGGCGGTAGAGAAAAGAGATGGGAAATGGCGGAAGCGGGAGGGACTCTATAATTAGGCCACTACTCCACCTAATATCAATAATTACAATTTATATGTTCCAAACAACTATTAATTATATTCACGATGAAACTGAATCAAACCTACTTTCTCTCGGttcaattattaaaaaaaatgtttttttttctggTCCCACATGTGCCCAATTAATTAGAGAAGGATACCATTTATTATAATGCGATATAAATCAATTCTTGATATATGCATTAGAAAAAAACTTTTCATATTTTATAGTCACTTATGGTCAATTATAAATTGACTctgtgttttatttttctttacatAATctgaagatgtgttataatgagAGATATTTAGAATGAGTGTAATcatcttttaaaataattatttatttgctCCTTATACTTACTTTCTTGCCTAtgatctatatttttatttttgctctCGGGGAATAACTGAATCGGTCACCACATGGTAGATCTGTGCAAATTGAGCAAGGGGTGATTCTCGATGAAAATATGTAAATACCCTTTCATGTGGCGATTGGTTTTAGTTTTATAATTTATTCCCTCCTAATAGTATATGACAGTAATAAGAGGACGGTCAGGATGACGAATTTCACCTCTACATAatttgtaaaattatatttttttttgctcCCTTTGCtaactaaaaaatatttatatttttcatcatatatatatatatatacacacacacgaaATTGATATATTACCCGATACCTCCTGTGCAGTCATGAATGAAATTTGACATGAGTTATCTGACGCGGTGAAAACCTAATTTTTTTCATTCCTCTCTCATCTGTATATAAcaatttttttctttcctcttaaattaaaataaactatttttctctctttgttcttaaattaaaataaataatttcatGTCTCTTTCCTATGATTGCATGCAACAATAACTATGTTACTGATTTTTAAATGTGATGTAGCTATTACaatattataacaactattaTAAATGTTATAACAACTATTACATAAtaactgctacatgttgtagcagctacttgttACTACAATAATTATTATGTAGCTACTGCATAGTTATAACATCTACTATACAATTTTAATAGTTATTACActattgtagcagttactgcatCGTTGTAATAGTTACTATACCGTTGTAacagctactgcaccgttgtaatAGCTACTGCACCgctgtagcagctactacacCGTTATAATAGCTACTGTATCATTGTAGTAGCTATagatgctacaatgttgtagcagttatagttgctacaatgttgtaACAGCTATAATTGTTATAATGTTGTAACAGCTACTATATAGTAGCTGCTATACCGCTGTAGCATCAGTACTACAGTGATTGTTGCATGTAATGATAGAAgatagaattttattttaatttaaaaagaaagagagaaaagttgttgcatgtaAATAAGAGAGGGATTAAAAAATTTGAGTTTTGGTCGTGTCAGATCACCCACATCAGATGTCGCTCACGGTCGTACAAGAagcatatatacacacacacatacCAATTATGTTTTTTTAAGCCTTGGGATAATGGTGCAGCGACAGAACGTTTCCCCAGTTTCTTAGGTATCTAAGGATTGACTCCTAGCTTCAGTGAATTATCGGATAAATTTTTCTTAGCCAATGATTGATAAAAGAACACTAGACTGATGAGTCGCCTGTTGCGAACACTTTTTAATTTACCCTAGTAGTTGATGGAAAACTTTCGTAGGGTCAGATTAGTCATCTCTAGGATTAGTTGGCATAAGCAAGATACTTGGTGCcaactaaaaatataattttttcgcAGGGCAATGGTGCAACGACAGGGGGTCTTCTCAATTTACCAAGCATCTAAGAATCAAATCCTAACTTCAGTGAATTAAtggataaatttttcttaatgaGTGGTTAACTTAAAAACCTTGGGTTGATGGATTGCTCACTGCAagcgcttcctgatttatcttgATGACCGATGAAAAACTTCCATATAGACTAGATCACGATTTGGAACGTTGATATATATCACATATTTAAATAATATGTTATTTAACCATTATATTAACACCTCCATGTTATTAACACACTTATATTGATTTTAATATTAACATTGATTATTTATGATTCCACTATccatttattcatttttttactttttatatctattttttttaaaaaaaataatataaaattcacTCATCTTCAAATAATTGaacattattattatttactttattaaatttatttatatagaaaaagaaactaattagttattaaataattaacaaacaataataaattcaatattttatagaCCATATGGATATAACATTTATTTCTCACCCAACATATCTTGATTCAAATCTTGATAAGACAAGTCTATTTTCGTTGGACAGAGTCGACCATCTCTAGATTAGTCGACACAAATTAGATATTTGGTaccaattaaaatatatatatatatatatatatatatatattatgagaCTATGGTGCAATGGTTAGACTTTAAAGAAAAACTATGCTTTTTTCCCAAGGCTATAGTGTAGTGGTTAGATCTTTTAGTACGGATCTTAGACAAATTGCTGCAAATTTATAAGGGATTTTCTCTCTAATGGATAGTGAATTTGTAACAAGGAGTCATTTGGATAGACCACTATGAACACCTCCCAATTTACCTTGAAGATAAGAAACTTCTATAGAACCAAGCCAATTGTCCCCGGGATTAGTCAATGAACTGGATTTGTGTGTGTGTCTAGATTGACAAGGCCAAAGCGCTTATGTAGTCTTCCATGCATTCACGATTCGATTCTCAATTACAACGCGTTGTAAGACATTTTTCTCTCGTGCGATAAAAAACCTAGGATGTTGTGTTACTAAGCCATCCGCTACttatatttttgaatttattttggtgCTCAATGGAAAAGTTCTGTGGGGTCGGATCAATCACTTTCAGGATTAGTTGGTTCGAAAAGTTAGATACctagattatcaaaaaaaaaaaaaattcagggtGCCTCCAAAGTTATGGTGCGATAGTAAGAAGTGTGATGAGCTAAACTTATGTGAGATGACTACCACGTGAGTTGTGTTAGGACTACAAGATttcagatatctccacaataatatgatattatccactttggactTTAGCTCTCATACCAATAGGGATATCTTCATCTTATAAATGcttgatcttttccatgtatttacATTATggactttgattgtattttcAACAATCTTCccttcaaacaaaggaccaccatTATTCCCCTCAAGGATCAAGTTACTCTTGACTTGTTCAGGGCCTCCCTTACTACGTTCAAGGTTCCACCAACATGGATATATCTGAATAATGGATTTGGCTTGTGCTTCTTTCGGCAattagtccggtgaagagcgactgagtgaccttactctgatactaattgttaggataaaaaaaatttaaatatctccataatagtataatattgtccactttgagctaaaccctcatggatttatttttgggttctcctaaaaggtctcataccaatgaagatatcttcattttataaattcataatcttttctatatatttttaatgtgatacTTTAATTGTATTCCTAATAGGTTGTCCCCTTAGGCACGCACGCGGGGCATGCACTTGGAATGAGCGCCCTACATACACCCGAGTgtctatatatataatttatttatttattcacaATAATATCTCTCTCACATCGTATTTTTTGATTCATTAACTTTACATCTTTGTTTGTTAagcaagttaaaaatgaattattGACATCGCCATTATGCCAATAATGCACGCTAATCCAAGTTTATGTGctaaaatttagttttgaaggaTTATGGCATCTCAAAAGTCTACAACAGACCGAAGGCTCTTAATTTACTCTCTCG includes these proteins:
- the LOC122005382 gene encoding protein CHLOROPLAST IMPORT APPARATUS 2-like, whose translation is MTSCLRGGGGGGGGTYVFDLDVVKTSSSSWCRSSQSSASSYPSSTLSDLSNSPPLAISIKRARTPRKRPNQIYNEAAALLSATYPAVFSAVKSPRLLLSNTTNPFHPFPEPPDLLPPLPVLNDAAFLIPNPNPPSAAAAVHFHLKRKTFLTASEKDSAVSPASDVSRESNSPECPIEDDFDAESILESEVAQGIDSIIGNLTVDTSTTDSTNYPINSLLRSLVGRRISSNFELGFGLRRAPRKRDEDKQWSSNSVPMSDINPNYEPPSPPAPEKIEVVNPEQGRLKAALGLRLNHEEVVRDWADRGSVFSDRCQS